Proteins co-encoded in one Anolis carolinensis isolate JA03-04 unplaced genomic scaffold, rAnoCar3.1.pri scaffold_9, whole genome shotgun sequence genomic window:
- the rgs9bp gene encoding regulator of G-protein signaling 9-binding protein, with amino-acid sequence MAKEECKALLDALSKVTACYRHLVLTIGGASDSQNLREELQKTRRKAQELAVAARTRLTTALRDKTTGKEERAELERLWVLFSTCLELLETDMRRALELGQEFPLNVPKKPLIQTGLSGGTSAVAARAMSAQKMKYEAGHDIDAADLKDLENEINQVGEMRYEMEMKVSVPQWTVEAKQDPGAELHSTVSAGASSLGLISAEEPKAFCDVSRVLAGIIFTAVLLVAIILAVCVAKLS; translated from the coding sequence ATGGCGAAGGAGGAGTGCAAGGCGCTACTGGATGCGCTGAGCAAAGTGACGGCCTGCTACCGGCACCTGGTGCTGACAATTGGGGGGGCTTCGGACTCGCAGAACTTGCGCGAGGAGCTGCAGAAGACGCGGCGCAAGGCCCAGGAGCTGGCGGTGGCGGCTCGGACAAGGCTGACGACGGCACTGCGTGACAAGACCACGGGGAAGGAGGAGCGGGCAGAGCTGGAGCGGCTCTGGGTGCTCTTCTCCACCTGCCTGGAGCTGCTGGAGACGGACATGCGCCGCGCCCTAGAGCTAGGCCAGGAGTTCCCGCTCAACGTGCCCAAGAAGCCTCTCATCCAGACAGGCCTCAGTGGCGGGACCTCAGCTGTGGCCGCCCGGGCCATGAGCGCCCAGAAGATGAAGTACGAGGCCGGGCACGACATCGACGCCGCCGACCTCAAGGACTTGGAGAATGAGATCAACCAGGTGGGCGAGATGCGCTACGAGATGGAGATGAAGGTCAGTGTCCCGCAGTGGACTGTGGAGGCCAAGCAGGACCCCGGCGCAGAGCTCCACTCCACGGTCAGCGCCGGAGCCTCCTCGCTGGGCCTCATCTCTGCTGAGGAACCCAAGGCCTTCTGCGACGTCAGCAGGGTCTTGGCCGGCATAATCTTCACCGCCGTACTCCTCGTGGCCATCATCCTGGCTGTCTGCGTAGCCAAGCTCTCCTGA